The Lepisosteus oculatus isolate fLepOcu1 chromosome 4, fLepOcu1.hap2, whole genome shotgun sequence genome window below encodes:
- the LOC107075986 gene encoding fructose-bisphosphate aldolase A-like gives MGALFLIVLAAVYKALSDHHVYLEGTLLKSNMVTPGHACTQKYTPQEIAMAMVTALRRTVPPAVPGVTFLSGGQSEEEASINLNAINQCPLHKPWALTFSYGRALQASALKAWAGKKENAKASQEEYIKRATTNSQAAVGKYVPTGDKGAAAGESLFVANHAY, from the exons ATGGGGGCGCTGTTTCTCATT GTGCTCGCCGCGGTGTACAAGGCCCTCTCCGATCACCACGTCTACCTGGAGGGCACACTTCTGAAGTCCAACATGGTGACCCCCGGACACGCCTGCACCCAGAAATACACGCCTCAGGAGATTGCTATGGCAATGGTCACCGCCCTGCGCCGCACCGTGCCCCCCGCTGTGCCAG gGGTGACGTTCCTGTCCGGTGGGCAGAGCGAGGAGGAGGCCTCCATCAACCTCAACGCCATCAACCAGTGCCCCCTGCACAAGCCCTGGGCCCTGACCTTCTCGTACGGCCGCGCGCTGCAGGCCTCCGCGCTGAAGGCCTGGGCAGGCAAGAAGGAGAATGCCAAGGCCTCCCAGGAGGAGTACATCAAGAGAGCAACg actaaCAGCCAGGCTGCGGTCGGGAAGTATGTTCCCACCGGAGACAAAGGTGCAGCCGCCGGAGAATCCCTGTTCGTCGCCAACCACGCCTACTGA